A single genomic interval of Saccharothrix saharensis harbors:
- a CDS encoding ATP-grasp domain-containing protein — protein MKLLTIETRQYLQYYHSRYQQVQDLGVDLYVLNGEGTEDFWPADHYRLVGSKNIDDMIAAAKQWHATEAFDGVMTFSEAAVVAVAAIAEALGLPGIGVEAALNSRNKYLMRQAHEKAGAPIPGFRFVTTLDEAKAAAGEFGYPVIVKPTLGAGSHFVFRCDDEAELVEHYDQAARGIADLFWANSEADGIDLGPNGLLVESFLDGKEYLMEAVAWDGEVYLGSVVDRITPEGGTFDDDVHHAPTSMSPQDLAAVHEVVTAGALAQGLTNSAMHAEVRFHRGKPYLLEIAARVGGGGLDMIARITAGHDPIAAVAAIAAGRRPDVRHFQPTGTHITAMCLISDAGVVREVRVPEEVSTSDRVFLLKITARPGDLIKRPPDGNTIIGFLGTTGMSEEDAFALMNDYATKIEVDFQ, from the coding sequence GTGAAGCTGCTGACCATCGAGACCCGCCAGTACCTGCAGTACTACCACTCGCGCTACCAGCAGGTGCAGGACCTGGGCGTGGACCTGTACGTGCTCAACGGCGAGGGCACCGAGGACTTCTGGCCCGCCGACCACTACCGCCTGGTCGGCTCCAAGAACATCGACGACATGATCGCCGCGGCGAAGCAGTGGCACGCCACCGAGGCCTTCGACGGCGTGATGACGTTCTCCGAGGCGGCCGTGGTGGCCGTCGCGGCGATCGCCGAGGCGCTGGGCCTGCCGGGCATCGGCGTCGAGGCGGCGCTCAACAGCCGCAACAAGTACCTGATGCGGCAGGCGCACGAGAAGGCGGGCGCCCCGATCCCGGGGTTCCGGTTCGTCACGACGCTGGACGAGGCCAAGGCGGCGGCCGGCGAGTTCGGCTACCCGGTGATCGTCAAGCCGACGCTGGGCGCGGGCAGCCACTTCGTGTTCCGCTGCGACGACGAGGCCGAGCTGGTCGAGCACTACGACCAGGCCGCGCGCGGCATCGCCGACCTGTTCTGGGCCAACTCCGAGGCCGACGGGATCGACCTGGGCCCCAACGGGCTGCTGGTCGAGTCCTTCCTGGACGGCAAGGAGTACCTGATGGAAGCCGTCGCTTGGGACGGCGAGGTGTACCTCGGGTCGGTGGTGGACCGCATCACCCCCGAGGGCGGGACGTTCGACGACGACGTGCACCACGCGCCGACGTCGATGAGCCCGCAGGACCTGGCCGCGGTGCACGAGGTCGTCACCGCGGGCGCGCTCGCGCAGGGTCTGACCAACAGCGCCATGCACGCCGAGGTCCGCTTCCACCGGGGCAAGCCCTACCTGCTGGAGATCGCGGCCCGGGTGGGTGGCGGCGGGTTGGACATGATCGCCCGGATCACCGCCGGGCACGACCCGATCGCGGCGGTCGCGGCCATCGCCGCGGGACGCCGGCCCGACGTGCGCCACTTCCAGCCCACCGGCACGCACATCACCGCGATGTGCCTGATCTCCGACGCCGGCGTGGTGCGCGAGGTGCGCGTGCCCGAAGAGGTGTCCACATCGGACCGCGTGTTCCTGCTCAAGATCACCGCACGACCCGGCGACCTGATCAAGCGCCCGCCGGACGGCAACACGATCATCGGCTTCCTCGGCACCACCGGCATGTCGGAGGAAGACGCGTTCGCCCTGATGAACGACTACGCCACCAAGATCGAGGTCGATTTTCAGTAG
- a CDS encoding cupin domain-containing protein, with translation MMEIRPLDRDNLKPDNGLVAQRLMPWDLVNAPFEGSWCVVRPGAESGAHGHHEYEIWVAMTGEAEIVTQAGTTPFRAGDVVHFTPHEKHQVVNRGSGDFQFYAIWWDAELAGKFAARHEGAAS, from the coding sequence ATGATGGAGATCCGCCCCCTGGACCGGGACAACCTCAAACCGGACAACGGCCTGGTCGCGCAGCGCCTGATGCCCTGGGACCTGGTGAACGCGCCGTTCGAGGGTTCCTGGTGCGTGGTGCGCCCCGGCGCCGAGTCGGGCGCGCACGGCCACCACGAGTACGAGATCTGGGTCGCCATGACCGGCGAGGCGGAGATCGTGACGCAGGCGGGCACCACCCCGTTCCGGGCCGGTGACGTCGTGCACTTCACCCCGCACGAGAAGCACCAGGTCGTCAACCGCGGCAGCGGTGACTTCCAGTTCTACGCGATCTGGTGGGACGCCGAGCTGGCCGGGAAGTTCGCCGCCCGCCACGAGGGAGCCGCCTCGTGA
- a CDS encoding NAD(P)/FAD-dependent oxidoreductase gives MRAAVVGGGVAGATLAWRLRTAGVDVTAYAPEAEDASGASGGLVRGFEVDADASRAAAESLAELRSDERVRDWAGYRETGSVYVTAKDVTPSVDSVEDVLPGSASVVDAAGLARRFGFRDLTADAVGVVERHAGHFSPARFREHALRWLAGHGGDVRTERVTEVSAGAVVRTPGGTTGFDAVVVAAGAWTPRLVGGEPLRSKQIQYGLYRLPIPCPVSFVDDRTGLYGRPAGDGAFLLGLGCDRWDVDPDGVTPDHDLAARVLDTARRRFGVTGGAGTADRVVASFDCYRSPAGLRLVRVGAGVFTFTGGSGGAAKTVLAASRRAAEELVAA, from the coding sequence GTGAGAGCCGCGGTGGTCGGGGGCGGCGTCGCCGGCGCCACCCTGGCCTGGCGGCTGCGGACCGCCGGCGTCGACGTCACCGCGTACGCACCGGAGGCCGAGGACGCCTCGGGCGCGTCCGGCGGTCTGGTGCGCGGGTTCGAGGTCGACGCGGACGCGTCGCGGGCCGCGGCCGAGTCGCTGGCCGAACTGCGGTCCGACGAGCGGGTGCGCGACTGGGCGGGTTACCGGGAGACCGGGTCGGTGTACGTGACGGCCAAGGACGTCACGCCCTCGGTGGACTCCGTCGAGGACGTGCTGCCCGGCTCGGCGTCCGTTGTGGACGCCGCCGGGCTGGCGCGGCGCTTCGGCTTCCGCGACCTGACCGCGGACGCGGTCGGCGTCGTGGAGCGGCACGCCGGTCACTTCTCCCCCGCCCGGTTCCGCGAGCACGCGCTGCGGTGGCTGGCCGGGCACGGCGGCGATGTCCGGACCGAGCGGGTGACCGAAGTGTCGGCGGGTGCGGTGGTGCGCACCCCCGGTGGCACCACCGGGTTCGACGCGGTGGTCGTGGCGGCCGGCGCGTGGACGCCGCGGCTGGTCGGCGGTGAGCCGCTGCGCTCCAAGCAGATCCAGTACGGCCTGTACCGACTGCCGATCCCGTGCCCGGTGTCGTTCGTGGACGACCGGACCGGCCTGTACGGCCGCCCGGCGGGTGACGGCGCGTTCCTGCTGGGGCTGGGCTGCGACCGCTGGGACGTGGACCCGGACGGCGTGACGCCGGACCACGACCTGGCGGCGCGGGTGCTCGACACGGCGCGCCGCCGGTTCGGCGTCACGGGGGGTGCCGGGACGGCGGACCGGGTGGTGGCGTCGTTCGACTGCTACCGCTCCCCCGCCGGCCTGCGCCTGGTGCGCGTCGGCGCCGGCGTGTTCACCTTCACCGGCGGCAGCGGCGGTGCGGCGAAGACCGTGTTGGCCGCCAGCCGTCGCGCGGCGGAGGAGCTGGTGGCGGCATGA
- a CDS encoding HAD-IIIC family phosphatase translates to MSDRPDLVESLRAAVSEGRAPEPADLTRLARVSDPLVLRKAGKLLARLEEAEGLRPLRVSLLATCTIGSYEQILRASLVSAGLLPELVPGPYGMFELTLATEPFDGVDLVALLLDESYFLPQDWTPTDVDGLAEHLEARLDDLRGLVLSAVERSTATVLLHTVPLPGQVRDSVISWRARAALAKAWAKLNEGLLDLAGQHRQVAVTDLVTVLADSPFAARDDRLHRYGDLPYTDGALYLLAREVRRFAQARSGLSRKVLALDLDNTLWGGVLGEVGAEGVQLGGLYPGNAYREVQRTASRLRDQGVVLVLASKNDADLVDEALTAHPEVLLRPEAFSAKAVNWSPKAGNLREAASTLGLAIGSFVFLDDSPFERGHVEEELPEVVVLPSDGDPAHIVRTLLEQGWFDVAELTETDLARPELYRSRALRNDFAGGFGSSEDYLHALGVRLAVEEADGFSVARVAQLAARTNQFNLTGLRFDEAETARRIAAEDHLVVTFAVADRFGDEGVIGAAWVDRGGAEWHVDNLVLSCRVLGRGVELAIAAWLAGRAHAAGATTLRGRYVPSKKNGMASAFWTNAGFADEGDGAYALALGTGLPEVPAWINLLEGNEVVR, encoded by the coding sequence ATGAGCGACCGGCCGGACCTGGTGGAGTCGTTGCGCGCGGCCGTGTCGGAGGGCCGCGCGCCGGAGCCCGCCGACCTGACGCGGCTGGCGCGCGTGTCCGACCCGCTCGTGCTGCGCAAGGCGGGCAAGCTGCTGGCCCGCCTGGAGGAGGCCGAGGGCCTGCGGCCGCTGCGCGTGTCGCTGCTAGCGACGTGCACGATCGGTTCCTACGAGCAGATCCTGCGGGCGAGCCTGGTCTCGGCGGGCCTGCTGCCGGAGCTGGTGCCCGGACCGTACGGGATGTTCGAGCTCACCCTGGCCACCGAGCCGTTCGACGGCGTGGACTTGGTCGCGCTGCTGCTGGACGAGTCGTACTTCCTGCCGCAGGACTGGACGCCGACCGACGTCGACGGCCTGGCCGAGCACCTCGAAGCCCGGCTGGACGACCTGCGCGGGCTGGTGCTGTCCGCGGTGGAGCGGTCCACCGCGACCGTGCTGCTGCACACCGTGCCGCTGCCCGGGCAGGTGCGGGACTCGGTGATCAGCTGGCGGGCCCGGGCCGCGCTGGCCAAGGCGTGGGCGAAGCTGAACGAGGGACTGCTGGACCTGGCCGGGCAGCACCGCCAGGTGGCCGTGACCGACCTGGTGACGGTGCTCGCGGACTCGCCGTTCGCGGCGCGGGACGACCGGCTGCACCGCTACGGCGACCTGCCCTACACCGACGGCGCGCTGTACCTGCTGGCCCGTGAGGTGCGGCGGTTCGCCCAGGCGCGCAGCGGCCTGTCCCGCAAGGTGCTGGCGCTGGACCTGGACAACACCCTGTGGGGTGGCGTGCTGGGCGAGGTCGGCGCTGAGGGCGTCCAGCTCGGCGGCCTGTACCCGGGCAACGCCTACCGCGAGGTGCAGCGCACCGCGAGCCGGCTGCGCGACCAGGGCGTGGTGCTGGTGCTGGCCAGCAAGAACGACGCCGACCTGGTCGACGAGGCGTTGACCGCGCACCCGGAAGTCCTGCTGCGGCCGGAGGCGTTCTCCGCCAAGGCGGTCAACTGGTCGCCCAAGGCGGGCAACCTGCGGGAGGCGGCATCGACCCTGGGTCTCGCCATCGGCTCGTTCGTGTTCCTGGACGACTCGCCGTTCGAACGCGGCCACGTCGAGGAGGAGCTGCCCGAGGTGGTGGTGCTGCCCTCCGACGGCGACCCCGCGCACATCGTGCGGACCCTGCTGGAGCAGGGCTGGTTCGACGTCGCCGAGCTGACCGAGACCGACCTGGCCCGGCCCGAGCTGTACCGCAGCCGGGCGCTGCGCAACGACTTCGCGGGCGGCTTCGGCTCGTCGGAGGACTACCTGCACGCGCTGGGCGTGCGGCTGGCCGTCGAAGAGGCCGACGGCTTCTCGGTGGCGCGCGTCGCGCAGCTGGCCGCCCGCACCAACCAGTTCAACCTGACCGGCCTGCGGTTCGACGAGGCCGAGACCGCGCGCCGGATCGCCGCCGAGGACCACCTGGTCGTCACGTTCGCGGTGGCCGACCGGTTCGGCGACGAGGGCGTGATCGGCGCGGCGTGGGTCGACCGCGGCGGTGCCGAGTGGCACGTGGACAACCTCGTGCTCAGCTGCCGGGTGCTGGGTCGGGGCGTGGAGCTGGCGATCGCCGCGTGGCTCGCGGGTCGTGCGCACGCCGCCGGCGCCACCACCCTGCGCGGCCGGTACGTGCCGTCGAAGAAGAACGGCATGGCGAGCGCCTTCTGGACCAACGCCGGTTTCGCCGACGAGGGCGACGGCGCGTACGCGCTGGCCCTGGGCACCGGGCTGCCCGAGGTGCCCGCCTGGATCAACCTGCTGGAAGGGAACGAGGTAGTCCGATGA
- a CDS encoding lysine N(6)-hydroxylase/L-ornithine N(5)-oxygenase family protein, producing MDHQDVELLAIGAGPANLALAVALEELNPDLAERTLVTEQHDDIVWQRGMLLPWSRSQVSFLKDLVTLRNPTSPYSFVNYLHSTGRLDEFINLGTFTPYRLEISGYLAWVARSLTKVRLQHGRRAVAVEPQRDQTGSVDRWLVRFADGGTVSCATLVIGVGRDPHLPTEFAALPRERVVHSTEFVNRIGALDPQGEHRIVVVGGAQSAAEMLWQAHESFPRATVTMVMRSIGLNGYESSKFTNELFYPSYVDKFNEAQPDARAQLLREMHRTNYAGLSPAMLDNLYNTMYLEKLTGTQRLSMITMAEVVDSALVDDEVVLTLLDRRTGERSELRCDRVMLGTGFDKRMPTLVRAMAAEVGQEDFTVTRNYRLELPEAVSARVYLQGVNEATHGIADSLISVLAIRAAEIVGDLVDTAVPVVPQQVAEQVTELFAEAPQPA from the coding sequence TTGGACCACCAGGATGTAGAACTGCTCGCCATCGGCGCGGGTCCGGCGAACCTGGCCCTGGCCGTGGCGCTGGAAGAGCTCAACCCCGACCTCGCCGAACGGACCCTCGTCACCGAGCAGCACGACGACATCGTCTGGCAGCGCGGGATGCTGCTGCCGTGGTCGCGCAGCCAGGTGTCCTTCCTCAAGGACCTGGTGACCCTGCGGAACCCCACCAGCCCGTACTCGTTCGTGAACTACCTGCACTCGACCGGCCGGCTGGACGAGTTCATCAACCTCGGCACGTTCACGCCCTACCGCCTGGAGATCTCGGGCTACCTGGCGTGGGTGGCGCGGTCGCTGACCAAGGTCCGGCTGCAGCACGGCAGGCGCGCGGTGGCCGTCGAGCCGCAGCGCGACCAGACCGGCTCGGTGGACCGGTGGCTGGTGCGGTTCGCCGACGGCGGCACGGTGTCGTGCGCGACGCTCGTCATCGGCGTCGGCCGCGACCCGCACCTGCCGACGGAGTTCGCCGCGCTGCCCCGCGAGCGCGTGGTGCACAGCACCGAGTTCGTCAACCGGATCGGCGCGCTGGACCCGCAGGGCGAGCACCGCATCGTCGTGGTCGGCGGCGCGCAGAGCGCCGCGGAGATGCTGTGGCAGGCGCACGAGAGCTTCCCGCGCGCCACGGTGACCATGGTGATGCGCTCGATCGGCCTGAACGGCTACGAGAGCAGCAAGTTCACCAACGAGCTGTTCTACCCGTCCTACGTGGACAAGTTCAACGAAGCGCAGCCGGACGCGCGGGCGCAGCTGCTGCGGGAGATGCACCGCACCAACTACGCGGGCCTGTCACCCGCCATGCTGGACAATCTCTACAACACGATGTACCTGGAGAAGCTGACCGGCACCCAGCGGCTGTCGATGATCACGATGGCCGAGGTCGTGGACTCCGCGCTGGTGGACGACGAGGTCGTGCTGACCCTGTTGGACCGCCGCACGGGCGAGCGCAGCGAGCTGCGCTGCGACCGGGTGATGCTCGGCACCGGCTTCGACAAGCGGATGCCGACCCTGGTCCGCGCCATGGCCGCCGAAGTCGGCCAGGAGGACTTCACCGTCACCCGCAACTACCGCCTCGAACTGCCCGAGGCGGTGTCCGCCCGGGTGTACCTCCAGGGCGTCAACGAGGCCACGCACGGCATCGCGGACTCGCTGATCAGCGTCCTGGCGATCCGGGCCGCGGAGATCGTGGGCGACTTGGTCGACACGGCGGTGCCCGTCGTGCCCCAGCAGGTCGCCGAGCAGGTCACCGAGCTGTTCGCCGAAGCACCCCAGCCCGCCTGA
- a CDS encoding 3-oxoacyl-[acyl-carrier-protein] synthase III C-terminal domain-containing protein, which yields MASQLVEFGVAGFGYATGEDRDVAQTAGDYVGDPERVIRWGYHTFHRAPDGVTATDLAALAGQDALDRLGLGPNDIDLVVVAASEVPDYHHWDTSAAVARRLKVEGTTQAMLLNEGCACGVTGLGYVAGQLALQPELNTVLFIAVNRVSEFHRNRMNVNNAVHSDGAVAAVLKRGHGSVQWLATDQFVDPDLSDFFRTEVGGAVNPVPFDGWTAKDAPPGHARIQAHFDKDPAKLREFVATLNQRITDTVDNALHRAGLTRDDLKHVIYINDSADTIEEVAEPFGVTVEHTNAELSLSHGHMGAADQLFCLGEHIERGDVQPGDVVALCGISIGMRWYCTLVRI from the coding sequence ATGGCCAGCCAGCTCGTCGAGTTCGGGGTCGCGGGCTTCGGGTACGCCACCGGCGAGGACCGGGACGTCGCGCAGACGGCCGGTGACTACGTCGGCGACCCGGAACGCGTGATCCGCTGGGGCTACCACACGTTCCACCGCGCGCCGGACGGCGTGACCGCGACGGACCTGGCGGCGCTCGCCGGGCAGGACGCGCTGGACCGCCTCGGTCTGGGGCCCAACGACATCGACCTCGTCGTGGTGGCCGCGTCCGAAGTGCCGGACTACCACCACTGGGACACCTCGGCCGCCGTCGCGCGCCGGCTGAAGGTGGAGGGCACGACGCAGGCGATGCTGCTCAACGAGGGCTGTGCGTGCGGCGTCACGGGCCTGGGCTACGTGGCCGGGCAGCTCGCGCTCCAGCCGGAGCTGAACACCGTGCTGTTCATCGCGGTCAACCGGGTCAGCGAGTTCCACCGCAACCGGATGAACGTCAACAACGCCGTGCACAGCGACGGCGCGGTCGCCGCCGTGCTCAAGCGCGGCCACGGGAGCGTGCAGTGGCTGGCCACGGACCAGTTCGTGGACCCGGACCTGTCGGACTTCTTCCGCACGGAGGTCGGCGGCGCGGTCAACCCGGTGCCGTTCGACGGCTGGACGGCCAAGGACGCGCCTCCCGGGCACGCCCGCATCCAGGCCCACTTCGACAAGGACCCGGCGAAGCTGCGCGAGTTCGTCGCGACGCTGAACCAGCGCATCACCGACACCGTCGACAACGCGCTGCACCGCGCGGGCCTGACCCGCGACGACCTCAAGCACGTCATCTACATCAACGACTCCGCCGACACCATCGAGGAGGTCGCGGAGCCGTTCGGCGTCACCGTCGAGCACACCAACGCCGAGCTGTCGCTCAGCCACGGCCACATGGGCGCGGCGGACCAGCTGTTCTGCCTGGGCGAGCACATCGAGCGCGGTGACGTCCAGCCCGGTGACGTGGTGGCGCTGTGCGGCATCTCCATCGGCATGCGCTGGTACTGCACGTTGGTGCGGATCTGA
- a CDS encoding class I tRNA ligase family protein translates to MTTRSRPAIIVAATPTSNGDLHVGHMSGPYLGGDVYARYLRATGRQVLYTTCTDDSQSYVVSTAHRRGLVPDELVRTSTDKIERSLSAMGTLMPGLPPIDDRYRATVLEFLTRLHAAGRFQLRKVQLPYARNAGAFLYDGLVTGTCPSCLSGSCGGACENCGHPNNFDELLDPKYTIDPTDPVVHRECEILVLPMEDYRERLTSYYAARTPRWRPHARQLIGELLSKPLPDIPVTFPGTWGIAAPFPETPGQIVYPWVEAMPASMYATWWTATQLGRTTAEVDELWRAEHDAELVYFHGFDNVYHWGLVDLVMLLAHGDTYTTPESNVCNEFYDLDGEKFSTSRNHLIWSADLLAEVPRDLVRFYLALTGPEFQRANFTRESLHSTSTRRLVTPWNELSDAIALAMVGVDGTRPLPTTEAGRWRAATVLKRFRLCYDLPGFSMGRAAETIVTQLGRLRALADAVDHRRNGEAPTQPGDLLLEARTLLACAAPIMVDVAADVAAQGVDLTISDDMPAEIRPFRFPSLPGTRSPSGHHAALDGVS, encoded by the coding sequence GTGACGACCCGTTCGCGTCCGGCGATCATCGTCGCCGCGACGCCCACGTCCAACGGCGACCTGCACGTCGGTCACATGTCCGGCCCCTACCTGGGCGGTGACGTGTACGCGCGCTACCTGCGCGCCACCGGCCGCCAGGTGCTCTACACCACGTGCACCGACGACAGCCAGAGCTACGTGGTGTCCACCGCCCACCGGCGCGGCCTGGTGCCCGACGAGCTGGTGCGGACGTCGACGGACAAGATCGAGCGCTCGCTGAGCGCCATGGGCACGCTGATGCCCGGTCTGCCGCCGATCGACGACCGGTACCGCGCCACGGTGCTGGAGTTCCTCACCCGGCTGCACGCCGCGGGCCGGTTCCAGCTGCGCAAGGTGCAGCTGCCCTACGCGCGCAACGCGGGCGCGTTCCTCTACGACGGCCTGGTCACCGGCACCTGCCCGTCGTGCCTGTCGGGCAGCTGCGGCGGCGCGTGCGAGAACTGCGGCCACCCGAACAACTTCGACGAGCTGCTCGACCCGAAGTACACCATCGACCCGACCGACCCGGTGGTGCACCGGGAGTGCGAGATCCTCGTGCTGCCGATGGAGGACTACCGCGAGCGGCTGACGTCGTACTACGCGGCCCGCACGCCCCGCTGGCGCCCGCACGCCCGGCAGCTGATCGGCGAGCTGCTGTCCAAGCCGCTGCCCGACATCCCGGTCACGTTCCCCGGCACGTGGGGCATCGCCGCGCCCTTCCCGGAGACGCCGGGGCAGATCGTCTACCCGTGGGTGGAGGCGATGCCCGCCTCCATGTACGCCACGTGGTGGACGGCGACGCAGCTGGGCCGCACCACAGCCGAGGTGGACGAGCTGTGGCGGGCCGAGCACGACGCGGAGCTGGTCTACTTCCACGGCTTCGACAACGTCTACCACTGGGGCCTGGTCGACCTGGTGATGCTGCTGGCCCACGGCGACACGTACACGACGCCGGAGTCCAACGTCTGCAACGAGTTCTACGACCTGGACGGCGAGAAGTTCTCCACCAGCCGCAACCACCTCATCTGGAGCGCGGACCTGCTGGCCGAGGTGCCGCGCGACCTGGTGCGGTTCTACCTGGCGCTGACCGGACCGGAGTTTCAGCGGGCGAACTTCACCCGCGAGTCGCTGCACTCCACCAGCACGCGCCGCCTGGTCACGCCGTGGAACGAGCTGTCCGACGCGATCGCCCTGGCCATGGTCGGGGTGGACGGCACGCGTCCCCTGCCGACCACCGAGGCCGGCCGGTGGCGCGCGGCGACCGTGCTCAAGCGGTTCCGGCTGTGCTACGACCTGCCGGGGTTCAGCATGGGCCGCGCCGCGGAGACCATCGTGACGCAGCTCGGGCGGCTGCGGGCGCTGGCCGACGCGGTGGACCACCGCCGCAACGGCGAGGCGCCCACCCAACCCGGCGACCTGCTGCTGGAGGCGCGCACGCTGCTGGCCTGCGCCGCGCCGATCATGGTCGACGTGGCGGCCGACGTGGCCGCGCAGGGCGTGGACCTGACCATCAGCGACGACATGCCGGCCGAGATCCGGCCGTTCCGGTTCCCGTCGCTGCCCGGCACGCGGTCGCCGTCCGGGCACCACGCGGCGCTCGACGGCGTGAGCTAG
- a CDS encoding acyl carrier protein, with translation MTETAVEQSVLGILAGALDVTVDALREEPVLARHEWDSISSLDALAQLENRLNVNLDLRAFHAARTVEDVVALVRPAS, from the coding sequence ATGACCGAGACCGCGGTGGAGCAGTCGGTGCTGGGGATCCTGGCGGGCGCGCTCGACGTGACCGTCGACGCGTTGCGCGAGGAACCGGTGCTGGCCCGGCACGAGTGGGACAGCATCAGCTCGCTGGACGCCCTGGCCCAGCTGGAGAACCGGCTGAACGTCAACCTGGACCTGCGCGCGTTCCACGCCGCGCGGACCGTCGAGGACGTCGTGGCGCTGGTGCGCCCCGCCTCCTGA
- a CDS encoding VOC family protein yields MILGIDHVGLLTADPEGVGALLAVLGLSKVEGGVAGDYGVSCDFWQVGTDLAAPAVEVVAPVREDSAVAGRLARGPGLYHIAFEVDDLAAEAARLRASGFAPVDAEPCRGARAGMAVQYLYAPKPAGVLVELVRYDTARRAPMDAIRNSDEYAGETRLGNIASRPPAGNNYRTE; encoded by the coding sequence ATGATCCTCGGGATCGACCACGTCGGCCTGCTCACCGCGGACCCCGAGGGCGTGGGGGCGCTGCTCGCCGTGCTCGGCCTGTCCAAGGTGGAGGGCGGTGTCGCGGGGGACTACGGCGTCTCGTGCGACTTCTGGCAGGTGGGCACGGACCTCGCGGCGCCCGCCGTGGAGGTGGTCGCACCGGTTCGGGAAGACTCCGCGGTGGCCGGGCGACTGGCCCGCGGACCCGGCCTGTACCACATCGCGTTCGAAGTGGACGACCTGGCAGCGGAAGCCGCACGGCTGCGGGCGAGCGGTTTCGCGCCGGTGGACGCCGAGCCGTGCCGGGGTGCGCGGGCGGGGATGGCGGTGCAGTACCTGTACGCGCCCAAGCCCGCCGGCGTGCTGGTGGAGCTCGTGCGCTACGACACCGCGCGCCGCGCGCCGATGGACGCCATCAGGAATTCCGATGAGTACGCCGGAGAAACGCGGTTAGGGAATATTGCATCCCGGCCGCCGGCGGGAAATAATTACCGGACAGAGTAG